The Xiphophorus maculatus strain JP 163 A chromosome 21, X_maculatus-5.0-male, whole genome shotgun sequence genome window below encodes:
- the u2surp gene encoding U2 snRNP-associated SURP motif-containing protein isoform X1 — MADRTPGSQKASAKALLESKLKSFSIGKMAVAKRTLSKKEQDEIKKKEDERAAAEIYEEFLAAFEGGGEGKVKAFVRGGLANASKEESSSDEKRGKLYKPKSRFETQPKSILPLETPSQFLPADKRNTLKKGSEKEKKKSNLELFKEELKQIQEERDERHRMKGRVSRFEPLPGSEGRRSSDGSSRRNRPSSVLDDCAPGSHDVGDPSTTNLYLGNINPQMNEEMLCQEFGRYGPLASVKIMWPRTDEERARERNCGFVAFMNRRDAERALKNLNGKMIMNFEMKLGWGKGVPIPPHPIYIPPSMMEHTLPPPPSGLPFNAQPRERLKNPNAPMIPPPKNKEEFEKTLSQAIVKVVIPTERNLLSLIHRMIEFVVREGPMFEAMIMNREINNPMYRFLFDNQSPAHVYYRWKLYTILQGESPAKWRTEDFRMFKNGSLWRPPPLNPYLHGPYDDGDEEEEEEEGNKKGSLKEEERDKLEEMLRGLSPRRGDVAEAMLFCLNHAEAAEEIVECIAESLSILKTPLPKKIARLYLVSDVLYNSSAKVSNASYYRKYFETKLSQIFADLNATYKTIQGHLQSENFKQRVMSCFRAWEDWAVYPDPFLIKLQNIFLGLVNLSLEKEVPLVVEPEPAEDLDGAPLGEFVDGAPLEDVDGVPIDAVPIDGAPIDGAPLDDLDGVPIKSIDDDIDGIPLDQSAGATFKVAPSKWEAVDEAELQAQAVTTSKWEIFEQPEESKKGEADSDDDDRSPRSEDNQSYSNPIRDDSDMKAKMSEMNEEKRTKLREIEVKVMKFQDELESGKRPKKPGQSIQEQVEHYRDKLLQKEKEKEKLEREKEREKKEKEKAEARLKELKKEKEKDDTPTRKERKRHHSGSPSPSRSGSRRGRSSSPRSERSERSERSDRSYSKDTSSRSSHKDSPRSSNKKSSKRSPSLPRTPKRSRRSRSRTPKKSTKKSRSRSRSPHRSHKKSKKSKH, encoded by the exons ATGGCGGACCGAACGCCTGGCTCTCAAAAAGCTAGCGCTAAG GCGCTGCTTGAGAGCAAACTCAAGTCTTTCAGCATTGGTAAGATGGCTGTGGCAAAAAGAACTTTAAGCAAGAAGGAACaagatgaaataaagaaaaag GAAGATGAGCGAGCAGCGGCAGAGATTTATGAAGAGTTTCTTGCTGCTtttgaaggaggaggagagggcaAGGTCAAAGCATTTGTCCGAGGGGGTCTTGCAAATGCATCCAAAG AGGAATCATCTTCTGATGAGAAAAGGGGAAAGCTATACAAGCCCAAATCCCGTTTTGAGACCCAGCCAAAAAGCATCCTGCCTTTGGAGACTCCATCTCAGTTTTTACCAGCAGACAAAAGAAAT acttTAAAGAAGGGcagtgaaaaggaaaagaagaagagtaACTTGgaactttttaaagaagaacTTAAACA AATCCAAGAAGAAAGGGATGAAAGACACCGGATGAAAGGACGCGTCAGTCGCTTCGAGCCTCTGCCTGGATCAGAGGGAAGACGCTCCT CGGATGGTTCTTCAAGAAGAAACCGTCCGTCCAGTG TTTTGGACGACTGCGCGCCAGGATCCCATGATGTCGGCGATCCATCCACTACTAACTTGTATCTTGGAAACATCAATCCACag ATGAATGAGGAGATGTTGTGTCAAGAATTCGGGCGGTATGGCCCTCTGGCCAGCGTGAAAATCATGTGGCCCAGGACGGATGAGGAGCGAGCTCGGGAGAGGAACTGTGGATTTGTGGCCTTTATGAACAGGAGGGATGCTGAGCGAGCCCTCAAGAACCTAAATG GAAAAATGATCatgaactttgaaatgaaattaGGATGGGGCAAAGGTGTGCCCATTCCCCCTCACCCCATATATATCCCTCCCTCCATGATGGAGCATACACTCCCACCCCCTCCCTCCGGCCTACCCTTCAACGCGCAGCCCCGAGAGAGGCTAAAGAACCCCAATGCTCCAATGATTCCTCCACCCAAAAACAAGGAGGAGTTTGAGAAG ACTCTGTCGCAAGCCATAGTCAAAGTGGTTATCCCAACAGAAAG GAATCTGCTCTCTCTTATCCACCGCATGATCGAATTTGTGGTGCGTGAAGGCCCAATGTTTGAAGCCATGATCATGAACAGAGAAATCAACAATCCAATGTACAG gtttttatttgacaacCAGAGCCCGGCACACGTATACTATCGTTGGAAGCTCTACACTATACTACAG GGTGAATCCCCGGCCAAATGGCGAACAGAGGACTTTagaatgtttaaaaatggcTCTTTATGGCGTCCGCCTCCTCTTAATCCGTACCTACACGGTCcttatgatgatggtgatgaagaggaggaagaggaggagggaaacAAGAAAGGCTCCTTGAAAGAAGA GGAGCGGGACAAACTGGAGGAGATGCTCCGCGGTCTGTCTCCGAGGAGAGGAGACGTGGCAGAGGCCATGCTGTTTTGTCTGAACCACGCTGAAGCTGCTGAGGAGATTGTGGAGTGTATCGCTGAGTCCCTCTCCATTCTGAAGACCCCTCTACCAAAGAAG ATTGCACGGTTATATCTCGTTTCTGATGTGCTGTACAACTCTTCTGCCAAAGTATCCAATGCGTCTTACTACAGAAAATA TTTTGAGACGAAGCTTAGCCAGATTTTCGCTGATCTCAACGCCACATACAAGACGATACAAGGACACCTGCAGAGCGAGAACTTCAAG CAACGAGTGATGTCATGTTTCCGGGCGTGGGAGGATTGGGCTGTGTACCCTGATCCCTTTCTTATTAAGCTGCAGAATATTTTCCTTGGACTTGTTAATCTCTCCTTGGAAAAGGAGGTCCCTCTTGTTGTAGAG CCTGAACCTGCAGAAGACCTCGATGGGGCCCCTCTGGGGGAGTTTGTAGATGGAGCCCCGCTGGAGGACGTGGATGGGGTCCCTATTGATGCTGTACCCATTGATGGGGCGCCAATCGATGGAGCTCCTCTCGATGATTTAGACGGGGTTCCTATTAAGTCCATTGATGACGACATCGATGGAATACCTC TGGATCAGTCAGCGGGAGCAACTTTCAAGGTTGCACCCTCAAAATGGGAAGCGGTGGATGAGGCAGAGTTACAGGCTCAAG CTGTAACAACCTCAAAATGGGAGATATTTGAGCAACCAGAAGAATCAAAGAA GGGTGAGGCAGACAGTGATGATGACGACAGGAGCCCTCGCTCAGAGGATAATCAGAGCTACTCCAACCCCATCAGAGACGACTCTGATATGAAAGCCAAGATGTCTGAAATGAATGAGGAGAAACGCACCAAGCTCAGAGAGATTgag GTTAAAGTCATGAAGTTCCAGGATGAGCTGGAGTCTGGGAAAAGGCCCAAGAAGCCTGGACAGAGTATCCAGGAGCAGGTGGAGCACTACAGGGACAAACTGCTACAGAAG gagaaagaaaaagagaaacttgaGCGTgagaaagaaagggagaaaaaagaaaaggagaaagcagaggCGCGGTTAAAAGAACTGaagaaggaaaaggagaagGATGACACACCAACCAGGAAAGAAAG AAAGCGGCATCACAGCGGCTCTCCCAGTCCATCGAGGAGCGGCAGCAGACGAGGCCGGTCATCCTCGCCGCGGTCAGAGCGCTCAGAGAGATCGGAACGCTCCGATCGATCATACTCTAAAGACACATCGTCACGCTCATCCCATAAAGACTCTCCTCGGTCCAGCAACAAAAAATCGTCCAAGAG
- the u2surp gene encoding U2 snRNP-associated SURP motif-containing protein isoform X2, with product MADRTPGSQKASAKALLESKLKSFSIGKMAVAKRTLSKKEQDEIKKKEDERAAAEIYEEFLAAFEGGGEGKVKAFVRGGLANASKEESSSDEKRGKLYKPKSRFETQPKSILPLETPSQFLPADKRNTLKKGSEKEKKKSNLELFKEELKQIQEERDERHRMKGRVSRFEPLPGSEGRRSFLDDCAPGSHDVGDPSTTNLYLGNINPQMNEEMLCQEFGRYGPLASVKIMWPRTDEERARERNCGFVAFMNRRDAERALKNLNGKMIMNFEMKLGWGKGVPIPPHPIYIPPSMMEHTLPPPPSGLPFNAQPRERLKNPNAPMIPPPKNKEEFEKTLSQAIVKVVIPTERNLLSLIHRMIEFVVREGPMFEAMIMNREINNPMYRFLFDNQSPAHVYYRWKLYTILQGESPAKWRTEDFRMFKNGSLWRPPPLNPYLHGPYDDGDEEEEEEEGNKKGSLKEEERDKLEEMLRGLSPRRGDVAEAMLFCLNHAEAAEEIVECIAESLSILKTPLPKKIARLYLVSDVLYNSSAKVSNASYYRKYFETKLSQIFADLNATYKTIQGHLQSENFKQRVMSCFRAWEDWAVYPDPFLIKLQNIFLGLVNLSLEKEVPLVVEPEPAEDLDGAPLGEFVDGAPLEDVDGVPIDAVPIDGAPIDGAPLDDLDGVPIKSIDDDIDGIPLDQSAGATFKVAPSKWEAVDEAELQAQAVTTSKWEIFEQPEESKKGEADSDDDDRSPRSEDNQSYSNPIRDDSDMKAKMSEMNEEKRTKLREIEVKVMKFQDELESGKRPKKPGQSIQEQVEHYRDKLLQKEKEKEKLEREKEREKKEKEKAEARLKELKKEKEKDDTPTRKERKRHHSGSPSPSRSGSRRGRSSSPRSERSERSERSDRSYSKDTSSRSSHKDSPRSSNKKSSKRSPSLPRTPKRSRRSRSRTPKKSTKKSRSRSRSPHRSHKKSKKSKH from the exons ATGGCGGACCGAACGCCTGGCTCTCAAAAAGCTAGCGCTAAG GCGCTGCTTGAGAGCAAACTCAAGTCTTTCAGCATTGGTAAGATGGCTGTGGCAAAAAGAACTTTAAGCAAGAAGGAACaagatgaaataaagaaaaag GAAGATGAGCGAGCAGCGGCAGAGATTTATGAAGAGTTTCTTGCTGCTtttgaaggaggaggagagggcaAGGTCAAAGCATTTGTCCGAGGGGGTCTTGCAAATGCATCCAAAG AGGAATCATCTTCTGATGAGAAAAGGGGAAAGCTATACAAGCCCAAATCCCGTTTTGAGACCCAGCCAAAAAGCATCCTGCCTTTGGAGACTCCATCTCAGTTTTTACCAGCAGACAAAAGAAAT acttTAAAGAAGGGcagtgaaaaggaaaagaagaagagtaACTTGgaactttttaaagaagaacTTAAACA AATCCAAGAAGAAAGGGATGAAAGACACCGGATGAAAGGACGCGTCAGTCGCTTCGAGCCTCTGCCTGGATCAGAGGGAAGACGCTCCT TTTTGGACGACTGCGCGCCAGGATCCCATGATGTCGGCGATCCATCCACTACTAACTTGTATCTTGGAAACATCAATCCACag ATGAATGAGGAGATGTTGTGTCAAGAATTCGGGCGGTATGGCCCTCTGGCCAGCGTGAAAATCATGTGGCCCAGGACGGATGAGGAGCGAGCTCGGGAGAGGAACTGTGGATTTGTGGCCTTTATGAACAGGAGGGATGCTGAGCGAGCCCTCAAGAACCTAAATG GAAAAATGATCatgaactttgaaatgaaattaGGATGGGGCAAAGGTGTGCCCATTCCCCCTCACCCCATATATATCCCTCCCTCCATGATGGAGCATACACTCCCACCCCCTCCCTCCGGCCTACCCTTCAACGCGCAGCCCCGAGAGAGGCTAAAGAACCCCAATGCTCCAATGATTCCTCCACCCAAAAACAAGGAGGAGTTTGAGAAG ACTCTGTCGCAAGCCATAGTCAAAGTGGTTATCCCAACAGAAAG GAATCTGCTCTCTCTTATCCACCGCATGATCGAATTTGTGGTGCGTGAAGGCCCAATGTTTGAAGCCATGATCATGAACAGAGAAATCAACAATCCAATGTACAG gtttttatttgacaacCAGAGCCCGGCACACGTATACTATCGTTGGAAGCTCTACACTATACTACAG GGTGAATCCCCGGCCAAATGGCGAACAGAGGACTTTagaatgtttaaaaatggcTCTTTATGGCGTCCGCCTCCTCTTAATCCGTACCTACACGGTCcttatgatgatggtgatgaagaggaggaagaggaggagggaaacAAGAAAGGCTCCTTGAAAGAAGA GGAGCGGGACAAACTGGAGGAGATGCTCCGCGGTCTGTCTCCGAGGAGAGGAGACGTGGCAGAGGCCATGCTGTTTTGTCTGAACCACGCTGAAGCTGCTGAGGAGATTGTGGAGTGTATCGCTGAGTCCCTCTCCATTCTGAAGACCCCTCTACCAAAGAAG ATTGCACGGTTATATCTCGTTTCTGATGTGCTGTACAACTCTTCTGCCAAAGTATCCAATGCGTCTTACTACAGAAAATA TTTTGAGACGAAGCTTAGCCAGATTTTCGCTGATCTCAACGCCACATACAAGACGATACAAGGACACCTGCAGAGCGAGAACTTCAAG CAACGAGTGATGTCATGTTTCCGGGCGTGGGAGGATTGGGCTGTGTACCCTGATCCCTTTCTTATTAAGCTGCAGAATATTTTCCTTGGACTTGTTAATCTCTCCTTGGAAAAGGAGGTCCCTCTTGTTGTAGAG CCTGAACCTGCAGAAGACCTCGATGGGGCCCCTCTGGGGGAGTTTGTAGATGGAGCCCCGCTGGAGGACGTGGATGGGGTCCCTATTGATGCTGTACCCATTGATGGGGCGCCAATCGATGGAGCTCCTCTCGATGATTTAGACGGGGTTCCTATTAAGTCCATTGATGACGACATCGATGGAATACCTC TGGATCAGTCAGCGGGAGCAACTTTCAAGGTTGCACCCTCAAAATGGGAAGCGGTGGATGAGGCAGAGTTACAGGCTCAAG CTGTAACAACCTCAAAATGGGAGATATTTGAGCAACCAGAAGAATCAAAGAA GGGTGAGGCAGACAGTGATGATGACGACAGGAGCCCTCGCTCAGAGGATAATCAGAGCTACTCCAACCCCATCAGAGACGACTCTGATATGAAAGCCAAGATGTCTGAAATGAATGAGGAGAAACGCACCAAGCTCAGAGAGATTgag GTTAAAGTCATGAAGTTCCAGGATGAGCTGGAGTCTGGGAAAAGGCCCAAGAAGCCTGGACAGAGTATCCAGGAGCAGGTGGAGCACTACAGGGACAAACTGCTACAGAAG gagaaagaaaaagagaaacttgaGCGTgagaaagaaagggagaaaaaagaaaaggagaaagcagaggCGCGGTTAAAAGAACTGaagaaggaaaaggagaagGATGACACACCAACCAGGAAAGAAAG AAAGCGGCATCACAGCGGCTCTCCCAGTCCATCGAGGAGCGGCAGCAGACGAGGCCGGTCATCCTCGCCGCGGTCAGAGCGCTCAGAGAGATCGGAACGCTCCGATCGATCATACTCTAAAGACACATCGTCACGCTCATCCCATAAAGACTCTCCTCGGTCCAGCAACAAAAAATCGTCCAAGAG
- the u2surp gene encoding U2 snRNP-associated SURP motif-containing protein isoform X3 → MIEFVVREGPMFEAMIMNREINNPMYRFLFDNQSPAHVYYRWKLYTILQGESPAKWRTEDFRMFKNGSLWRPPPLNPYLHGPYDDGDEEEEEEEGNKKGSLKEEERDKLEEMLRGLSPRRGDVAEAMLFCLNHAEAAEEIVECIAESLSILKTPLPKKIARLYLVSDVLYNSSAKVSNASYYRKYFETKLSQIFADLNATYKTIQGHLQSENFKQRVMSCFRAWEDWAVYPDPFLIKLQNIFLGLVNLSLEKEVPLVVEPEPAEDLDGAPLGEFVDGAPLEDVDGVPIDAVPIDGAPIDGAPLDDLDGVPIKSIDDDIDGIPLDQSAGATFKVAPSKWEAVDEAELQAQAVTTSKWEIFEQPEESKKGEADSDDDDRSPRSEDNQSYSNPIRDDSDMKAKMSEMNEEKRTKLREIEVKVMKFQDELESGKRPKKPGQSIQEQVEHYRDKLLQKEKEKEKLEREKEREKKEKEKAEARLKELKKEKEKDDTPTRKERKRHHSGSPSPSRSGSRRGRSSSPRSERSERSERSDRSYSKDTSSRSSHKDSPRSSNKKSSKRSPSLPRTPKRSRRSRSRTPKKSTKKSRSRSRSPHRSHKKSKKSKH, encoded by the exons ATGATCGAATTTGTGGTGCGTGAAGGCCCAATGTTTGAAGCCATGATCATGAACAGAGAAATCAACAATCCAATGTACAG gtttttatttgacaacCAGAGCCCGGCACACGTATACTATCGTTGGAAGCTCTACACTATACTACAG GGTGAATCCCCGGCCAAATGGCGAACAGAGGACTTTagaatgtttaaaaatggcTCTTTATGGCGTCCGCCTCCTCTTAATCCGTACCTACACGGTCcttatgatgatggtgatgaagaggaggaagaggaggagggaaacAAGAAAGGCTCCTTGAAAGAAGA GGAGCGGGACAAACTGGAGGAGATGCTCCGCGGTCTGTCTCCGAGGAGAGGAGACGTGGCAGAGGCCATGCTGTTTTGTCTGAACCACGCTGAAGCTGCTGAGGAGATTGTGGAGTGTATCGCTGAGTCCCTCTCCATTCTGAAGACCCCTCTACCAAAGAAG ATTGCACGGTTATATCTCGTTTCTGATGTGCTGTACAACTCTTCTGCCAAAGTATCCAATGCGTCTTACTACAGAAAATA TTTTGAGACGAAGCTTAGCCAGATTTTCGCTGATCTCAACGCCACATACAAGACGATACAAGGACACCTGCAGAGCGAGAACTTCAAG CAACGAGTGATGTCATGTTTCCGGGCGTGGGAGGATTGGGCTGTGTACCCTGATCCCTTTCTTATTAAGCTGCAGAATATTTTCCTTGGACTTGTTAATCTCTCCTTGGAAAAGGAGGTCCCTCTTGTTGTAGAG CCTGAACCTGCAGAAGACCTCGATGGGGCCCCTCTGGGGGAGTTTGTAGATGGAGCCCCGCTGGAGGACGTGGATGGGGTCCCTATTGATGCTGTACCCATTGATGGGGCGCCAATCGATGGAGCTCCTCTCGATGATTTAGACGGGGTTCCTATTAAGTCCATTGATGACGACATCGATGGAATACCTC TGGATCAGTCAGCGGGAGCAACTTTCAAGGTTGCACCCTCAAAATGGGAAGCGGTGGATGAGGCAGAGTTACAGGCTCAAG CTGTAACAACCTCAAAATGGGAGATATTTGAGCAACCAGAAGAATCAAAGAA GGGTGAGGCAGACAGTGATGATGACGACAGGAGCCCTCGCTCAGAGGATAATCAGAGCTACTCCAACCCCATCAGAGACGACTCTGATATGAAAGCCAAGATGTCTGAAATGAATGAGGAGAAACGCACCAAGCTCAGAGAGATTgag GTTAAAGTCATGAAGTTCCAGGATGAGCTGGAGTCTGGGAAAAGGCCCAAGAAGCCTGGACAGAGTATCCAGGAGCAGGTGGAGCACTACAGGGACAAACTGCTACAGAAG gagaaagaaaaagagaaacttgaGCGTgagaaagaaagggagaaaaaagaaaaggagaaagcagaggCGCGGTTAAAAGAACTGaagaaggaaaaggagaagGATGACACACCAACCAGGAAAGAAAG AAAGCGGCATCACAGCGGCTCTCCCAGTCCATCGAGGAGCGGCAGCAGACGAGGCCGGTCATCCTCGCCGCGGTCAGAGCGCTCAGAGAGATCGGAACGCTCCGATCGATCATACTCTAAAGACACATCGTCACGCTCATCCCATAAAGACTCTCCTCGGTCCAGCAACAAAAAATCGTCCAAGAG